One Phaseolus vulgaris cultivar G19833 chromosome 4, P. vulgaris v2.0, whole genome shotgun sequence DNA window includes the following coding sequences:
- the LOC137838388 gene encoding uncharacterized protein: MATTRRGTGRAAEEEMSMQQVLEIMRGLQDDMADSKIEQERMQADLDASHVRNDELRRVNEELRRSLRNNQVQRENEEVEHLTPPREFSTPFSQEILDAPIPNTFAGPKAIFTGMEDPEAHLTTFHTQMVLVGGSDAARCKLFMSTLTGMAMDWFISLPSGHITSFQQLSQLFREQYLANRAPPPVSYDLFDVKQYQGESLKEYINRFGSQVVKVGTTEEPMIVYAFRKGVCPGPFCESIIRNRPRTFAEIRHRAVEHIASEGEVCEKRTSVVPSRPRAQTRAQPVRVNETTTGRKKPEGRRPYETRKPQPRGPAGGDRPVRERVRPARYNFVVELKDLIAVPNIVERLRRPAKTDKVLGPRKDSWCEFHEAFGHHIDNCLSLGYPLDELVKSGFLKDYVAEPATTAFPAPTEEQAHEMPVLGEVHTIAGVVTAGRKVHRVLVDQGSSADVMFLSTFNKLRLSPDLLRPYTGCLYGFADNQVEVRGYLELRTTFTDGEASRTESI; encoded by the exons atggccACCACTAGACGAGGTACCGGACGCGCTGCGGAAGAAGAAAtgtccatgcaacaggtcctggagataatgcgagggctgcaggatgatatggcggattcgaagatagagcaagaacgcatgcaggcggatcttgacgcctcgcatgtgaGAAACGACGAGCTCCGTCgcgtgaatgaggagttgcgtcggAGTCTGAGGAACAATCAGGTGCAGCGCGAGAACGAAGAGGTGGAGCATCTCACTCCACCAAGGGAGTTCTctactcccttctcgcaggagatcctggaCGCGCCGATCCCCAACACTTTCGCAGGACCTAAGGCGattttcactgggatggaggaccctgaggcgcatctcacgACGTTCCACACACAAATGGTGTTAGTGGGCGGTTCTGACGCCgcaaggtgcaagctcttcatgagtaCTTTGACaggaatggccatggattggtttatcagccttcctagcggccatatcacctctttcCAACAGCTGTCCCAGTTGTTTAGAGAGCAATACCTGGCGAAcagggccccgccgccggtatcttacgatctgtttgatgtgaagcaataccaaggggaaagtttgaaggagtatatcaaccgGTTCGGGTCCCAGGTGGTGAAAGTGGGCACGACggaggagcccatgattgtgtatgcCTTTAGGAAAGGCGTATGTCCTGGCCCTTTTTGCGAATCTATTATTCGCAACCGACCaaggacttttgctgaaataCGGCATCGGGCGGTGGAGCATATCGCCTCTGAAGGagaggtgtgcgagaagcgcaccagcgtggTACCTTCGCGCCCGAGAGCGCAAACGCGGGCTcagcccgtcagggtcaatgagaccacgacggggagaaaaaagccagaggggagacgcccctatgagaccaggaaaccccagcccaggggtccagcaggaggggaTCGCCCAGTCAGAGAGAGGgtaagaccggcgaggtacaactttgtggtggagctgaaggacctgatcgccgtgcctaatatagttgagaggctgaggcgaccggcgaaaactgacaaggtgttagggccacgGAAAGActcctggtgcgagttccacgaggctttcggtcatcACATTGACAACTGTCTCTCGTTGGGTTATCCGCTTGATGAGCTGGTGAAGagcgggtttctgaaggattacgTCGCAGAACCCGCCACGACCGCCTTTCCGGCACCGACAGAGGAGcaagcacacgagatgcctgtacttggcgaggtccacaccattgctggag tcgtcacagccggaagaAAGGTGCATAGGGTTTTGGTTGATCAGGGAAGctcagcagacgtcatgttcttgtcgacattcaacaagctgcgATTGTCCCCTGACCttctgaggccctacacaggctgcctatatgggttcgcagACAACcaagtggaagtccgaggctacttgGAACTGCGGACGACATTCACAGATGGGGAAGCCTCGCGCACCGAAAGCATATGa